The DNA window ATTATATTATTTTTAAGTTGTGTTCCATGGTTATTTCTCTTTACTAGTTATTCTATAATGGAAAAAGCAGATTTATTATAGATTAATTTAGCTAAATCCTCTTGCTTAAAGCTGTTAATAAGATTCAGCTAGTCAGCTTTATGCTCTGATAGATAGGTGTTTGGATATAAATGATTCGTGCATTATCATATTAAATACACCGTTAAATGGTTTTTAAATAGAGGAATTATAGATAGTTTATTCCATTTATTAATAATAAAATTCTATTTAATTTTAGCCAGTTAATAAAGTGTTATTAATAGATAAAATTGTATTTGTAATCCATTGCCGCAATATTTACTTTTGCTAACGTAATAATAGGTATTTCTCATGCACGTTTTCCAGTTGATAAGTATATAAATATTACAGACCGAAAAAATAATTATTATGAAAAAGATATTTTTAGCCGTTATGACGTTAATTTTAACCAGCTCTTTCTCTAATGGAGATAAGAAAGAAATTTATAAGGATGCTTCGGCTCCGGTAAAAGACAGAGTGGAAGATTTGCTTAAGCGAATGACTCTGGAAGAAAAGGTGGGGCAGATGAACCAGTTTGTAGGTATAGAACATTTTAAGTCTGCTCAGGCTTCATTAACCGCTGAAGAGCTGAGAACTAACACTGCTAATGCATTCTACCCCAACACTACTGTTGAAGACATGGTGAAGTGGACTGAAACCGGAAGAATAGGTTCATTCCTGCACGTGTTAACATTAAAAGAGGCTAACTATCTGCAATCTCTGGCCATGAAGAGCCGTTTGCAGATTCCTATCATCTTTGGTATTGACGCTATTCACGGAAATGCCAATGCTCCCGATAATACCGTTTATCCTACCAATATTGGTCTGGCTTCTTCTTTCGATCTGGATATGGCATATAAGATTGCCCGCCAGACTGCACAGGAAATGCGTGCCATGAATATGCACTGGACGTTTAACCCGAATGTGGAAGTTGCTCGCGATGCCCGTTGGGGAAGAGTTGGTGAAACCTATGGAGAAGATCCTTATTTGGTTTCATTAATGGGAGTTCAGTCTGTTAAGGGATATCAGGGAAATCTGAACGGAAAAGAAGATGTGCTGGCTTGTATAAAGCATTTCGTGGGAGGTAGCGAGCCTCTTAACGGAACCAATGGTGCACCGGCCGATTTATCTGAGCGTACACTTCGTGAAGTTTTCTTCCCACCATTTAAAGCGAGTGTTGAAGCCGGTGCTATGTCATTGATGACAGCACACAACGAACTGAACGGTATTCCTTGCCATACCAATGAATGGCTGATGGAAGATGTTCTTCGTAAAGAATGGAAGTTCCCGGGATTTGTGGTTAGCGATTGGATGGATATTGAACATACGCACGATTTGCATGCTACGGCCGAAAATATTAAAGAGGCTTTCTATCAAAGCATCATGGCCGGAATGGATATGCACATGCATGGTATTCTTTGGAACGAATATGTAGTAGAACTTGTAAAGGAAGGCCGTATTCCTGAATCACGTATCGACGAATCAGTTCGTCGTATTCTGGATATAAAGTTCCGTCTCGGACTGTTTGAGAATCCTTATGCCGACGAAAAACAGAGCATGAAAATCCGTCTGAGTGATGAACATAGAGCTACAGCGCTCGAAGCTGCACGCAATGGTATTGTTTTGTTAAAGAACAATGGTGTACTTCCTCTTTCTCAGGATAAGTATAAAAAAGTATTGGTTACAGGTATCAACGCCAATGATATGAATATTCTGGGCGACTGGAGTGCGGTTCAGAAAGAAGAGAATGTAACTACAATCCTTGAGGGATTGAAAATGATAGCACCTCAGACTAACTTTGACTTTGTTGATCAGGGATGGGATCCTCGTAACATGAGTCAGGCTAAGGTTGATGAGGCTGCAGATAAAGCAAAAGATGCTGATTTGAACATAGTAGTTGCGGGAGAGTATATGATGCGTTTCCGCTGGACGGATCGTACCGGAGGTGAAGATACCGATCGCTCGGATCTTGACTTGGTGGGCTTGCAGAACGAATTGATCAAGAAAATAGCTGCTTCCGGTAAACCTACAATCCTTATTCTGGTTAATGGTCGTCAGCTTGGTGTTGAATGGGCTGCCGAAAACCTTCCTGCTATTGTTGAAGCCTGGGAACCGGGAATGTATGGTGGTCAGGCTGTAGCAGAAATCCTTTATGGAAAGGTAAATCCTTCTGCTAAACTTGCAGTTACTATTCCTCGCAGCGTTGGTCAGTTGCAAATGATTTATAATCATAAGCCTTCTCAGTATTTCCACCCTTATGTAGTGAAACCAAGTACTCCGCTTTATCCATTTGGATACGGATTATCTTACACAACTTATAAGTATGATGACCTAACTCTTGATAAAACAGAAATAGGGAAAGACGGTAATGTAAATGTCAGCGTAAAGGTTACCAATACCGGAAATCGTGACGGAGTAGAGATTGTTCAGCTTTATATTCGCGATAAGTTTAGTTGTGTAACTCGTCCGGTAAAGGAACTTAAAGATTTTGCCCGTGTTGCTTTGAAAGCGGGAGAAAGTAAAATAGTGAAGTTTAACGTAACACCAGATAAACTTGCCTTTTATGATAAAAAGATGAACTGGCAGGTTGAACCGGGAGAGTTCGTTGTAATGGTAGGAACGTCGTCGGAAGATAGTGAATTACTAACGAGAAGTTTTTTGGTTAAATAGGGGATATTTTTAGTGAGTTGCGCAGCTCGTTTTTGCGACCTGCGCAGCTCGAAAGCACGACCTGCACAACTCATTAAATCGACCTGCGCAACTCGATTTAAAAGGTAGGGCAGTTATCGAGAAACATCCCACGAATAATTAGTAAATATGATTAGTATGGTAGAAAAGATTAAAAATATTGTAGCCGGAGCCATTATTATTGCAGGGTTTGTGTCATGCAGTTCGGCTAAGGGAGTAACAGAGACTGAAATTAAAGCAGGTTCTTTAAGGACTGTGGAAACACAGCATTTGCTCAAGAACCTAAAGTTATTACCTGAAAAGGGATTTATGTTCGGTCATCAGGACGACACGGCTTATGGCATTGGTTGGGATGGAGACCAGAATCGTTCCGACGTAAAAAGTGTATGCGGTGACTATCCCGCTGTTTGCGGATGGGATTTGGGCCACATAGAACTGGGTGCAGATAAGAATCTGGATAATATTCCTTTTGACAGGATTCGTCAGGATATTATTACACAATACCTTCGAGGTGGACTTAATACCGTTAGCTGGCACTTAAATAACCCACTAACCGGAGGCGATGCATGGGATGTTAAAACAGAAGGTGTGGTAACATCTGTTCTTCCGGGCGGAGCTAAACACGATCAATTTATTGGCTGGTTAGGTAAACTGGCTACTTTCTTAAACTCCCTTACTACCCCGGATGGGAAAAAGGTTCCGGTACTGTTCCGCCCTTGGCATGAACATACAGGCAGTTGGTTCTGGTGGGGAAGATCTCATTGTACACCTCAACAATATAAAGAGCTGTGGAAAATGACTCACGATTACCTTTCTAAACAAGGTGTTAATAACTTGCTTTATGCCTATTCTCCTGGTGGCGAAGATAAGGTAGAAGATTATATAGAAAGATATCCGGGTGATAATTATGTAGACCTGCTGGGATTTGACTGCTATCCGTCTGCTGATGTTCAGGGAACAGATGCTTACAGAAAGTCAATGACCACAGTTTTAACCTATCTCACACAGTTGGGAAAAGAACATAATAAGCCTATTGCTGTAACAGAAACAGGATTGGAAGCTCTGCCTATTGCCGATTGGTGGACGGAAGTGTTGTTCCCATTGTTGGATAAGTATCCTGTAACCTATGTATTGGTATGGCGCAATGCTCACGATAAGGCTAATCACTTTTATGCTCCTTATCCGGGACAAGCATCGGCAAAGAACTTTGTAGAATTCTATAATCAGCCGAAAACCAAGTTTTGCTCAGATATAAAAAACTTGTATAAATAAGAATCTAATCAACTTATAAATAATAATATCTTTATTGTCATGAATCAGTATAACAACAAAATCGAGAAACTATTAGCAGACCACGAAGTCTTCTTAACTCGAAAGAATGAACCCGTAGAAGAAACAAATGGTCTGTTTATACGCTATAAAAATCCGGTTGTTACAGCTGCGCATACTCCTGTAATATGGAGATATGATTTAGATGAGAAATCAAATCCTTACCTCATGGAGCGTATTGGAATGAATGCAGCAATGAACTCGGGTGCTATAAAATGGAACGGTAAATATATACTTGTGGTACGTGTAGAGGGAGCCGATCGTAAGTCGTTCTTTGCCGTGGCCGAGAGTCCTAACGGAATAGATAATTTCCGCTTTTGGGATTATCCGGTTACTATGCCCGATACGGAAGATCCTGCGACTAACATTTACGACATGCGCCTTACAGCTCACGAAGACGGATGGATTTATGGTATTTTCTGCGCCGAGCGTCTTGATCCTAATGCTCCTATAGGAGACCTCTCTTCGGCAACGGCTACTGCAGGTATTGCCCGCACAAAAGATTTGAAAACCTGGGAACGCCTTCCTGATTTAAAAACGAAGAGTCAACAACGTAATGTGGTGCTTCATCCCGAGTTTGTGAATGGCAAATATGCACTTTATACTCGTCCGCAAGATGGATTTATCGATGCCGGAAGCGGTGGAGGTATTGGCTGGGCATTGGTTAATGATATGACTCACGCGGTAATTAAAGAAGAAAAAATTATAGATCATCGTTACTATCACACAATAAAGGAAGTGAAGAACGGAGAAGGGCCTCACCCCATTAAAACCGCCAAAGGGTGGCTTCACCTGGCTCACGGAGTAAGAGGATGCGCTGCCGGATTGCGTTATGTGCTTTATATGTATATGACTTCTCTGGAAGACCCAACCAAACTAATAGCTTCTCCGGCTGGATATTTCATGGCTCCTGTAGGAGAAGAGAGATTTGGCGATGTGTCTAATGTACTGTTCAGCAATGGCTGGATAGCCGACGAAGATGGAACAGTGTTTATTTATTATGCATCATCCGATACACGTATGCATGTAGCTACCTCAACTGTTGATAAGTTGGTGGATTATTGCATGAATACTCCTGAAGATGGCTTTACCACTTCGGCTTCAGTAGAAACATTGAAGGAACAAATTGAAAAGAATCTTAGTCTGCTAGCCAATAAATAGCAGATTGAATCGTTAAGTTGTTAACAAAAAGAGTTGACACAAAGATTTAATTTTGAAAAACATCATGGTAAAACTATCAGAAAAAATAGGATACGGTTTCGGAGATATGGCATCTTCCATGTTCTGGAAGATATTTGGAATGTTCCTTTTGTATTTTTACACAGACGTTTATGGTCTGGCTCCGGCAGCAGTAGGAACAATGTTTTTAGTAACTCGCGTATGGGATTCCTTTCTCGATCCGGTTATCGGAGTAATTGCCGACAGAACCAATACCCGCTGGGGTAAGTTCCGTCCGTACCTGCTCTTTGTAGCCGTTCCGTTCGGTATTATTGGCGTGCTGACCTTTGTTACACCCAATTTCAGTATTGAGTGGAAATTGGTATATGCCTATATAACCTATACGCTGATGATGATGGTTTATTCAACCATCAATGTGCCGTATGCATCTTTGTTGGGTGTAATGACACCGAGCCCTAATGAACGTACCACACTTTCTTCTTACCGTATGTTCTTTGCTTATCTGGGTAGTTTTATTGCTTTGTTAATCATTCAACCATTGGTAGAATTTTTTTCAAAGATTGGCGGTACAGTTAATCCTCAGCAGGGATGGACTTATGGAGTAGGTATTATTGCAATTATGTGTGTGGCTTTGTTCCTGGGATGTTTTGCACTGACAAAAGAACGTGTAATTCCCGTGAAGGAAGAAGCAAAGAGCACCTTGAAAGAAGACTTACTCGACTTGTGGCGTAATCGTCCCTGGTGGATATTATTGGGAGCAGGTATAGCAGCATTAATCTTTAACTCAATCCGTGATGGGGCAACCATTTATTATTTCAAGTATTATATTCTGGAAGACAACTCTCTTAAGATAGCATCATTGGGAGTAACGGTAACGTGGACTTCATTATATCTGGCACTTGGTCAGGCATCAAATATGGTAGGTGTGGCATTGGCAGCTCCGGTGGCAAATCATATCGGAAAGAAAAATACCTATATGGCTGCAATGGCAATTGCTACCGTTCTAAGTATCATCTTCTATTGGTTTTCTGCCAATCAGCTCATCCTTATATTTGTATTTCAGGCTTTAATAAGCATTTGTGCCGGAATAATCTTCCCGCTTTTATGGTCTATGTATGCCGATATAGCCGATTATTCTGAATTAAAATGTGGTCGCCGTGCCACTGGATTAATATTCTCTTCTTCTTCTATGTCTCAAAAATTGGGATGGACTCTGGGAGGAGCCTTAACCGGTTGGTTACTTGGTTACTTCGGGTTCAAGGCAAATGTTGCTCAATCGGATTCTGCAATATCAGGAATCAAGATGATGCTTAGTTTCCTTCCGGCTGTAGGTACCGTTCTTTCGGTTATCTTCATCTCTCTTTATCCTTTAAGTGAAAAGAAAGTAAAGGAAGTAACAGAGAAACTGGAGGAACGTCGTAAAATTGAAAAGTAGATAACTATGAACAAAATAAGTGAATTAAAGTCCGAAGTGCTCGATGTTCTGCAAA is part of the uncultured Bacteroides sp. genome and encodes:
- a CDS encoding glycosyl hydrolase; amino-acid sequence: MVEKIKNIVAGAIIIAGFVSCSSAKGVTETEIKAGSLRTVETQHLLKNLKLLPEKGFMFGHQDDTAYGIGWDGDQNRSDVKSVCGDYPAVCGWDLGHIELGADKNLDNIPFDRIRQDIITQYLRGGLNTVSWHLNNPLTGGDAWDVKTEGVVTSVLPGGAKHDQFIGWLGKLATFLNSLTTPDGKKVPVLFRPWHEHTGSWFWWGRSHCTPQQYKELWKMTHDYLSKQGVNNLLYAYSPGGEDKVEDYIERYPGDNYVDLLGFDCYPSADVQGTDAYRKSMTTVLTYLTQLGKEHNKPIAVTETGLEALPIADWWTEVLFPLLDKYPVTYVLVWRNAHDKANHFYAPYPGQASAKNFVEFYNQPKTKFCSDIKNLYK
- a CDS encoding MFS transporter — translated: MVKLSEKIGYGFGDMASSMFWKIFGMFLLYFYTDVYGLAPAAVGTMFLVTRVWDSFLDPVIGVIADRTNTRWGKFRPYLLFVAVPFGIIGVLTFVTPNFSIEWKLVYAYITYTLMMMVYSTINVPYASLLGVMTPSPNERTTLSSYRMFFAYLGSFIALLIIQPLVEFFSKIGGTVNPQQGWTYGVGIIAIMCVALFLGCFALTKERVIPVKEEAKSTLKEDLLDLWRNRPWWILLGAGIAALIFNSIRDGATIYYFKYYILEDNSLKIASLGVTVTWTSLYLALGQASNMVGVALAAPVANHIGKKNTYMAAMAIATVLSIIFYWFSANQLILIFVFQALISICAGIIFPLLWSMYADIADYSELKCGRRATGLIFSSSSMSQKLGWTLGGALTGWLLGYFGFKANVAQSDSAISGIKMMLSFLPAVGTVLSVIFISLYPLSEKKVKEVTEKLEERRKIEK
- a CDS encoding glycoside hydrolase family 3 N-terminal domain-containing protein; its protein translation is MTLILTSSFSNGDKKEIYKDASAPVKDRVEDLLKRMTLEEKVGQMNQFVGIEHFKSAQASLTAEELRTNTANAFYPNTTVEDMVKWTETGRIGSFLHVLTLKEANYLQSLAMKSRLQIPIIFGIDAIHGNANAPDNTVYPTNIGLASSFDLDMAYKIARQTAQEMRAMNMHWTFNPNVEVARDARWGRVGETYGEDPYLVSLMGVQSVKGYQGNLNGKEDVLACIKHFVGGSEPLNGTNGAPADLSERTLREVFFPPFKASVEAGAMSLMTAHNELNGIPCHTNEWLMEDVLRKEWKFPGFVVSDWMDIEHTHDLHATAENIKEAFYQSIMAGMDMHMHGILWNEYVVELVKEGRIPESRIDESVRRILDIKFRLGLFENPYADEKQSMKIRLSDEHRATALEAARNGIVLLKNNGVLPLSQDKYKKVLVTGINANDMNILGDWSAVQKEENVTTILEGLKMIAPQTNFDFVDQGWDPRNMSQAKVDEAADKAKDADLNIVVAGEYMMRFRWTDRTGGEDTDRSDLDLVGLQNELIKKIAASGKPTILILVNGRQLGVEWAAENLPAIVEAWEPGMYGGQAVAEILYGKVNPSAKLAVTIPRSVGQLQMIYNHKPSQYFHPYVVKPSTPLYPFGYGLSYTTYKYDDLTLDKTEIGKDGNVNVSVKVTNTGNRDGVEIVQLYIRDKFSCVTRPVKELKDFARVALKAGESKIVKFNVTPDKLAFYDKKMNWQVEPGEFVVMVGTSSEDSELLTRSFLVK
- a CDS encoding glycoside hydrolase family 130 protein, giving the protein MNQYNNKIEKLLADHEVFLTRKNEPVEETNGLFIRYKNPVVTAAHTPVIWRYDLDEKSNPYLMERIGMNAAMNSGAIKWNGKYILVVRVEGADRKSFFAVAESPNGIDNFRFWDYPVTMPDTEDPATNIYDMRLTAHEDGWIYGIFCAERLDPNAPIGDLSSATATAGIARTKDLKTWERLPDLKTKSQQRNVVLHPEFVNGKYALYTRPQDGFIDAGSGGGIGWALVNDMTHAVIKEEKIIDHRYYHTIKEVKNGEGPHPIKTAKGWLHLAHGVRGCAAGLRYVLYMYMTSLEDPTKLIASPAGYFMAPVGEERFGDVSNVLFSNGWIADEDGTVFIYYASSDTRMHVATSTVDKLVDYCMNTPEDGFTTSASVETLKEQIEKNLSLLANK